A window of Gambusia affinis linkage group LG03, SWU_Gaff_1.0, whole genome shotgun sequence contains these coding sequences:
- the pik3ip1 gene encoding phosphoinositide-3-kinase-interacting protein 1: MLSVNSARQLSKMFFSLHIVFLSGAIVEGSTPSGGQRDCVRSRGLFYRGEQQSSSTGLTCLNWINTTRDYDVEMHPDSQTGAGDHNYCRNPDASEGPWCYIAAPDGTIQRQFCAIEMCKEQTTAAPAEVGSLRPTEIISSTLHFQTATAGKQRDVAAVQPVMGISQRVRTGPKKKKDLGTTGMVLGSLMMAIIIILGVGITLGYFYKRGQNLKKQHEQRRYEREMQRISLPLSAFSNPTCELIDENTIVITAEQEITPVQEGGDPLMGQHAGTPGA; encoded by the exons atgTTGTCGGTGAATTCAGCTCGGCAgctttccaaaatgtttttttctttgcacattGTTTTCCTGAGCGGGGCCATCGTGGAAGGCAGCACACCAAGTGGGGGGCAAAGAG ATTGTGTGAGATCCAGAGGTTTGTTCTACAGAGGAGAACAACAGAGCTCCTCCACAGGTCTGACTTGTTTGAACTGGATCAATACAACAAGAGACTATGATGTTGAAATGCACCCAGATTCACAGACAG GTGCTGGAGATCACAATTACTGCAGAAACCCAGATGCCTCTGAGGGGCCTTGGTGCTACATTGCAGCCCCAGATGGAACAATCCAGAGGCAGTTCTGTGCAATTGAGATGTGCAAAG AGCAAACAACAGCTGCGCCAGCTGAGGTCGGGTCCCTCAGACCTACAGAGATCATTTCCTCCACGCTGCACTTCCAGACTGCCACGGCAGGTAAACAGAGGGATGTTGCTGCTGTGCAGCCAGTGATGGGCATCAGCCAGAGAGTGAGAACAGGACCTAAAAAGAAGAAGGACCTGGGAACTACTG GCATGGTCCTGGGTAGCCTTATGATGGCAATTATAATCATCCTTGGAGTGGGCATCACGCTTGGCTACTTTTATAAAAG GGGTCAAAACTTGAAGAAGCAGCACGAGCAGCGGCGGTATGAGCGTGAGATGCAGAGGATCTCCCTGCCCCTGTCAGCCTTCTCCAACCCCACCTGTGAGCTCATAGACGAGAACACCATTGTGATCACGGCCGAGCAAGAGATCACCCCGGTCCAGGAGGGCGGGGACCCACTCATGGGTCAGCACGCCGGCACTCCTGGAGCATGA